In Campylobacter vicugnae, a genomic segment contains:
- a CDS encoding ComEC/Rec2 family competence protein, with product MNLFSNFRQFGVFIAICIAIFTLNLYLEFRSYEAFKVKPYNFIKADLLFSDKRQGKNSEYYVLQFKSDNFIFYTRSKNLPKCSSCEVGVITKNLKFKDYITGRFFLPSFKISKLDINDSLANILKNAIISQHQNPKMQELYSALYLATPMSKELRQNVTHWGIAHIIAISGFHLSVIFIFVFFVARFTIAPLQDRYFPYLNLRFYISLILFILMGFYLYILDFTPSFLRSYIMGVVGFLLLSRGLKVFSFGNLVLAILIGLAFSPQLLFSIGFYFSCLGVYFIFLYIYHFGNRSDLSSLKRILMHTLILEIFVFLAMNIPVYYFFPIASWYQISVIPLSYVFIIFYPVSLFLHLFGIGGLFDDFMIRFIEFAPAQGKANLELWQFIGYNIIALSAIYKKWIMLLLALLGLFVYIFALI from the coding sequence ATGAATTTATTTTCTAACTTTAGACAATTTGGAGTATTTATTGCTATTTGTATTGCGATTTTTACTCTAAATTTGTATCTAGAGTTTAGAAGTTATGAAGCTTTTAAAGTTAAGCCATATAATTTTATTAAGGCTGATCTTTTATTTAGCGATAAAAGACAAGGAAAAAACTCCGAGTATTATGTTTTGCAGTTTAAAAGTGATAACTTTATATTTTATACTCGCTCTAAGAACTTGCCAAAATGTAGTAGTTGCGAAGTAGGGGTAATAACTAAAAATCTTAAATTTAAAGATTATATTACTGGTAGATTTTTCTTACCTAGTTTTAAGATTAGTAAGCTTGATATAAATGATAGCCTTGCTAATATTCTTAAAAATGCAATCATATCTCAACACCAAAATCCTAAGATGCAAGAATTATATAGCGCCTTATATTTAGCAACTCCAATGAGTAAAGAGTTGCGTCAAAATGTTACTCACTGGGGAATTGCGCATATTATTGCAATTAGCGGATTTCATCTTAGTGTAATATTTATTTTTGTATTTTTTGTAGCTAGATTTACTATTGCACCACTACAAGACCGATATTTTCCATACTTAAATTTAAGATTTTATATTAGTTTGATTTTGTTTATTTTAATGGGATTTTATCTATATATTTTAGATTTTACTCCTAGTTTCTTGCGTTCATATATTATGGGAGTGGTTGGATTTTTGTTACTTAGTCGTGGGCTTAAGGTTTTTAGCTTTGGAAATTTGGTTTTAGCAATATTGATTGGATTAGCTTTTAGTCCGCAATTACTATTTTCTATTGGGTTTTATTTTTCATGTCTTGGGGTCTATTTTATATTTTTATATATCTATCATTTTGGCAATAGAAGCGATCTTAGTAGTTTAAAGAGAATTTTAATGCATACTTTAATTCTTGAGATTTTTGTATTTTTAGCGATGAATATTCCTGTTTATTACTTTTTTCCTATAGCTAGCTGGTATCAAATTAGCGTAATTCCATTATCTTATGTTTTTATAATATTTTATCCAGTTAGTCTATTTTTGCATCTTTTTGGAATAGGCGGGCTTTTTGATGATTTTATGATTAGATTTATTGAATTTGCACCAGCTCAAGGCAAGGCTAATCTGGAGCTATGGCAGTTTATAGGGTATAATATTATTGCATTATCAGCAATATATAAAAAGTGGATAATGCTTTTATTGGCGTTACTTGGATTATTTGTCTATATTTTTGCCTTGATTTAA
- a CDS encoding DnaJ C-terminal domain-containing protein, translating to MSNSLYETLGISKDASSDEIKKAYRKLARQYHPDINKEPGAEEKFKEINAAYEILSDETKRRQYDQYGDSMFGGQSFHDFSRANFGDNADINDILNQIFGNFGGAGRSKRGFSGFSSTGFGGFDGFDQGFGQNLDIQARINISFELAVNGGDYEFSINGEKIKIKIPAGLNSGEKLRARNKGKSAGSHRGDLIITVNIEEDKEYKRDGDDLYKNLDLTLKTALFGDKINVKTFKKDVSIKIPPNTKNGQKIRLKGYGVKNRKSNIYGDMYLVTNIILPDIERIDPQLRDMLQSKL from the coding sequence ATGAGTAATAGTTTATATGAAACTTTGGGAATCTCTAAAGATGCTAGTAGCGATGAGATTAAAAAAGCCTATAGAAAGCTAGCTAGACAGTATCATCCTGATATTAATAAAGAACCAGGCGCAGAAGAGAAATTTAAAGAGATTAATGCAGCTTATGAAATTTTAAGCGATGAGACTAAGCGTAGGCAGTATGATCAATATGGAGATAGTATGTTTGGCGGACAGAGTTTCCATGATTTTTCTAGAGCAAACTTTGGCGACAATGCAGATATAAATGATATTTTAAATCAAATTTTTGGCAATTTTGGTGGTGCAGGACGATCTAAGAGAGGATTTAGTGGATTTAGTTCAACAGGTTTTGGTGGATTTGATGGTTTTGATCAAGGATTTGGGCAAAATTTAGATATTCAAGCTAGGATAAATATTTCATTTGAGCTAGCTGTAAATGGCGGTGATTATGAGTTTAGCATAAATGGCGAAAAGATTAAAATCAAAATTCCAGCAGGATTAAATAGCGGTGAAAAGCTACGCGCTAGAAATAAAGGTAAAAGTGCTGGAAGTCATAGAGGAGATCTAATTATTACTGTAAATATAGAAGAGGATAAGGAGTATAAAAGAGATGGCGATGATCTATATAAAAATTTAGATTTAACTCTTAAAACTGCTCTTTTTGGTGATAAAATTAATGTAAAAACATTTAAAAAAGATGTATCAATCAAAATACCGCCTAATACTAAAAATGGTCAAAAAATTAGATTGAAAGGTTATGGTGTAAAAAATAGAAAAAGCAACATCTATGGCGATATGTATTTAGTTACTAATATAATTTTACCAGATATTGAGCGGATTGATCCGCAATTAAGAGATATGTTGCAAAGCAAACTATAA
- a CDS encoding cation:proton antiporter, whose amino-acid sequence MDNIIYIFVITAGCAVLFNLIFRRYGIPTIIGYIATGIFISQLFGLKNNHDLSFVAEFGIVFLMFTIGLEFSIKHLMSMKKYVFIYGPIQVFATGFACSILSVYIFNVDIKSAIIIGFALSLSSTAIVLKTLNDNGHISKRYGRKVLGMLLFQDIAVIPLLLMIDIFNVKDGAVSSLIFTSMVSAVILIVILYFIGKYILSRVLYLVVSANSKEIFITTILFMVIGSSFLAHYFGFSYSLGAFIAGMLIAETQYKHQIETDLIPFRDLLLGLFFITVGMQINFNVIANNLFIIALVLITVLIIKALIIYLFLMISTRKKVALKAALSLAQVGEFALAIFTLLSVKGMADDKTLQILTAVVVISMVLTPFILKNVSKIADSMEEQDELMQAVVTTKEQDEIEELVNIDIPEYKNHFVVCGYGKLGREIVRQLKAKGCSYIALENDLNLVERGKNSSDNVYYGNAIQKTTLEKAHIKNCIAAIIAVSNEQKSELIANSIKNLGYDVNTIIRFADTIEKGLYTDFGDHFYLIKEREAVAKAIISKALKCKINNNLNQG is encoded by the coding sequence ATGGATAATATCATATATATATTTGTAATAACAGCTGGTTGTGCTGTTTTATTTAATCTTATATTTCGCAGATATGGAATCCCAACTATTATAGGTTATATTGCTACAGGAATCTTTATCTCGCAACTTTTTGGGTTAAAAAATAATCATGATTTAAGTTTTGTAGCTGAATTTGGGATTGTATTTTTGATGTTTACTATTGGGCTTGAGTTTAGTATTAAGCATCTAATGTCAATGAAAAAATATGTATTTATATATGGTCCTATTCAAGTATTTGCTACTGGTTTTGCATGTAGCATTTTATCGGTTTATATATTTAATGTAGATATTAAAAGCGCTATTATTATAGGCTTTGCATTATCTCTTAGTTCCACAGCAATAGTTTTAAAAACATTAAATGATAATGGACATATATCAAAGCGTTATGGACGCAAGGTACTTGGAATGTTATTATTTCAAGATATAGCAGTTATTCCTTTGCTTTTAATGATAGATATATTTAATGTAAAAGATGGCGCTGTAAGCTCTTTGATATTTACATCTATGGTTAGTGCTGTAATATTAATTGTAATATTATATTTTATTGGTAAGTATATATTAAGTCGTGTTTTATATTTAGTAGTGAGTGCAAATTCAAAAGAGATATTTATAACTACTATTTTATTTATGGTTATTGGCTCTAGCTTTTTAGCACACTATTTTGGATTTAGTTATTCGCTTGGAGCCTTTATCGCTGGTATGCTAATAGCTGAAACACAGTATAAGCATCAGATTGAGACAGACCTTATACCTTTTAGAGATCTTCTTTTGGGTCTATTTTTTATAACAGTTGGTATGCAGATAAACTTTAATGTAATTGCTAATAATCTTTTTATAATTGCTTTAGTTTTGATTACTGTTTTAATAATTAAAGCTTTGATTATTTATCTATTCTTAATGATATCAACTAGAAAAAAAGTCGCATTAAAAGCAGCGCTAAGCTTAGCTCAAGTTGGAGAGTTTGCTCTAGCTATATTTACATTATTATCTGTAAAAGGTATGGCTGATGATAAAACATTGCAGATTTTAACTGCTGTAGTAGTTATATCTATGGTTCTTACTCCATTTATCTTAAAAAATGTGAGCAAAATCGCTGATAGCATGGAAGAGCAAGATGAGCTAATGCAAGCAGTTGTAACTACAAAAGAACAAGATGAGATAGAAGAGCTTGTAAATATAGATATTCCAGAGTATAAAAACCATTTTGTAGTATGTGGATATGGTAAGCTTGGTCGTGAAATAGTAAGGCAATTAAAGGCTAAAGGTTGCTCATATATAGCACTTGAAAATGATTTAAATTTAGTAGAGCGTGGTAAGAATAGTAGTGATAATGTATATTATGGAAATGCTATTCAAAAAACTACTTTAGAAAAAGCTCATATTAAAAATTGCATAGCAGCAATAATTGCTGTTAGTAATGAGCAAAAATCAGAATTAATAGCAAACTCTATAAAAAATCTAGGGTATGATGTAAATACTATCATAAGATTTGCTGATACTATTGAGAAGGGGCTTTATACTGATTTTGGAGATCATTTTTATTTAATTAAAGAGAGAGAAGCTGTGGCTAAAGCTATTATTAGTAAGGCTTTAAAGTGCAAAATAAATAATAACTTAAATCAAGGATAA
- a CDS encoding response regulator transcription factor gives MIKILMIEDDFELAEILSEYLEQFEIEVKICDDPYLGLSTLNTSKFDLVILDLTLPGIDGLEVCKEIRTKHTIPIIISSARHDISDKINAFEFGADDYLPKPYNPQELLARIKSHLRRQSITMQEISPAPKDLVCDDFRHIITLKGEPLQLTVAEYDILRYLIKKEGGAISREELIYNCNSINEDSTNKSIDVIIGRIRTKIGENPKEPKYIHAIRGVGYKLEQ, from the coding sequence ATGATAAAGATTCTAATGATTGAAGATGATTTTGAGCTTGCAGAGATATTAAGCGAATATTTAGAGCAATTTGAAATAGAGGTTAAGATATGTGATGATCCATATCTTGGCCTTTCTACTCTTAATACAAGTAAATTTGATCTAGTTATTTTAGATCTTACCTTGCCAGGTATTGATGGACTTGAGGTTTGCAAAGAGATACGCACCAAGCATACAATTCCTATTATTATCTCTAGTGCTAGACACGATATAAGCGATAAGATAAATGCATTTGAATTTGGCGCAGATGATTACTTGCCAAAACCATATAACCCTCAAGAGCTTCTAGCTAGAATCAAAAGCCATTTACGCCGCCAAAGTATCACAATGCAAGAGATATCCCCAGCTCCAAAAGATCTAGTATGTGATGATTTTCGCCATATTATTACTCTAAAAGGCGAGCCGCTTCAGCTTACAGTTGCTGAGTATGATATCTTAAGATATTTAATTAAAAAAGAAGGTGGTGCTATAAGCCGTGAAGAGTTAATTTATAATTGCAACTCTATAAATGAAGATAGCACAAATAAAAGTATAGATGTTATCATAGGTCGTATCCGCACCAAAATAGGCGAAAATCCAAAAGAGCCAAAATATATCCACGCTATTAGAGGCGTAGGCTACAAGCTAGAACAATAA
- a CDS encoding potassium/proton antiporter codes for MDNSLIIFGGLFILSVLFSKISDKYGVPALLMFLAIGMLAGSDGLIGLEFDNAKIAENVGTIALIYILFSGGFNTNYKSIKPIFKSGIVLATFGVVISAVITGVFAYYIIGFSMLESLLFGAIISSTDAAAVFSIMRSTKLKNNLASLLEFESGSNDPMAIFLTITLLGLLTATTVIDPYTMSIKLILEFILGGTMGYVFGIIIPSLINRVKLGSWGLYPVLLIALVAVLFGLTEKIGGNGYIAVYVAGIIANKKEFLYKKNLTGFFDGIAWMMQIFIFLTLGLLVFPSELPHVAMISILMSLVVMFISRPISVFMSTIFSKYNLKEKCFISWVGLRGVVPIILATYPLSAELENGQMIFNIIFFMVLISVLTQGTTLNKSGKIFGVIESSKATIPNMPSSPISYSDIKQYKIGESSKVIGKNLTELGLPDDFLIILAKRNGELIKVSGSFEFMQNDILLILCNSELRYQKIIRIYEL; via the coding sequence ATGGATAACTCGTTGATTATATTTGGAGGATTATTTATCCTTAGTGTTTTATTTAGCAAAATATCTGATAAATATGGAGTTCCAGCACTGCTTATGTTTTTAGCAATTGGTATGCTAGCAGGTAGCGATGGGCTTATAGGACTTGAATTTGATAATGCTAAAATAGCTGAAAATGTAGGAACTATAGCACTTATATATATACTATTTTCTGGTGGATTTAATACCAATTATAAATCAATAAAACCTATTTTTAAAAGTGGTATAGTATTAGCAACTTTTGGGGTTGTTATCTCAGCTGTGATTACTGGAGTATTTGCTTATTATATAATTGGTTTTTCTATGCTTGAGTCGCTACTATTTGGTGCGATTATTAGCTCGACTGATGCAGCAGCAGTATTTTCTATAATGCGTTCAACTAAGCTTAAAAATAATCTTGCTTCGCTACTTGAGTTTGAAAGTGGTAGCAATGATCCGATGGCTATCTTTTTAACTATTACTCTACTTGGACTTCTTACAGCTACTACAGTTATAGATCCATACACAATGAGTATCAAGCTTATACTTGAGTTTATCCTTGGTGGCACAATGGGTTATGTATTTGGTATTATAATCCCAAGCCTTATAAATAGAGTAAAGCTGGGCTCTTGGGGGTTATATCCAGTGCTTTTAATAGCTTTGGTTGCTGTGCTTTTTGGTTTGACAGAAAAGATTGGCGGTAATGGATATATTGCAGTATATGTAGCTGGAATTATCGCTAATAAAAAGGAGTTTTTGTATAAAAAGAATTTAACTGGTTTCTTTGATGGAATAGCTTGGATGATGCAGATATTCATCTTTCTTACACTTGGGCTTTTGGTCTTTCCTAGCGAGCTACCTCATGTTGCTATGATTAGTATTTTAATGTCGCTTGTTGTTATGTTTATTTCAAGACCTATTAGTGTATTTATGTCTACTATATTTTCTAAATATAATTTAAAAGAGAAGTGCTTTATCTCTTGGGTTGGACTTAGGGGAGTTGTTCCTATTATTTTGGCTACTTATCCGCTTTCGGCTGAATTAGAAAATGGTCAGATGATATTTAATATTATATTTTTTATGGTATTAATATCGGTTTTAACTCAAGGCACAACGCTTAATAAAAGTGGAAAAATATTTGGAGTTATCGAATCATCTAAGGCTACAATTCCAAATATGCCTAGTAGCCCAATATCTTATTCAGATATAAAGCAGTATAAAATTGGCGAATCTTCTAAAGTGATTGGTAAAAATTTAACTGAGCTTGGTTTGCCAGATGATTTTTTAATCATTTTAGCAAAACGAAATGGTGAGCTTATAAAAGTTAGTGGTTCGTTTGAATTTATGCAAAATGATATTTTGCTTATTTTGTGCAATAGTGAGCTTAGATATCAAAAGATTATTAGAATTTATGAGTTGTAG
- a CDS encoding TolC family protein: MRYIIVIFIAIIFGGCASKKLDYEIKDVEFYTPQWHKDFNQTTLNELIDLALKNNEDIGVAVLNLEVAMLNAGIASDGYIPSMSGEIGANSSRDIGKSDEFSSKFNSKFSLSYELDIFGKIYDNYKSKEWIMHSSRLTLDNLRLTIISQVANSYFNILYLNDSLRSLRENLDNAKMLDDIVNVKFENGKEELLAIKQSSQNILKIQNQIHSTQRLLESNYESLKNLTRSDKRFDELSLDGVEFIGISQFDVGELSNRPDINEAVAKLNSSFYEYRLSQKELLPSLSLGANLSDSDKEFKNSFDFNQLGGVVSFSLPFLDYFKLKKHIKISELEFNKLKFSYEKTLKNAINESLKYLLFYQTDKATYDNLAIMANDQAKIVAIYKSKYNEGSAELKDLLEAQNNLISAQISLLNQKFELLNDELSYYKAIAK, from the coding sequence ATGAGATATATAATTGTTATTTTTATAGCTATTATCTTTGGCGGATGTGCTAGCAAAAAGCTAGATTATGAGATTAAAGATGTTGAGTTTTATACTCCACAATGGCATAAAGATTTTAACCAAACTACCTTAAATGAGCTTATCGATTTGGCTCTTAAAAATAATGAAGATATTGGTGTAGCGGTGTTAAATTTAGAAGTAGCTATGCTAAATGCAGGTATAGCAAGTGATGGCTATATCCCATCAATGAGTGGCGAGATAGGAGCAAATAGCAGTAGAGATATAGGCAAAAGTGATGAGTTTAGCAGTAAGTTTAATTCTAAATTTAGCCTTAGTTATGAACTTGATATATTTGGTAAGATATATGATAATTATAAATCAAAAGAGTGGATAATGCACTCTAGTAGATTAACATTGGATAATTTAAGATTAACTATTATTAGTCAAGTAGCAAATAGTTATTTTAATATCTTATATCTTAATGACTCTTTGCGTAGTTTAAGAGAAAATTTAGATAATGCAAAGATGCTTGATGATATAGTTAATGTCAAATTTGAAAATGGTAAGGAGGAGCTTTTAGCTATTAAGCAAAGTTCTCAAAATATATTAAAAATTCAAAATCAAATTCACTCTACACAAAGATTGCTAGAATCCAACTATGAGAGTTTAAAAAATCTTACTAGAAGCGATAAAAGGTTTGATGAGCTTAGCTTAGATGGTGTTGAATTTATAGGAATTAGCCAGTTTGATGTTGGTGAGCTTTCAAATCGTCCAGATATTAACGAAGCAGTAGCAAAGCTAAATTCGAGCTTTTATGAGTATCGTCTAAGTCAAAAAGAGCTTTTGCCTAGTCTTAGTCTTGGTGCAAATTTAAGCGATAGCGATAAAGAGTTTAAAAATAGCTTTGATTTTAATCAACTTGGTGGAGTTGTGAGTTTTAGTTTGCCATTTTTGGACTATTTTAAGCTTAAAAAACATATTAAAATTAGCGAGCTTGAGTTTAATAAACTTAAATTTAGCTATGAAAAAACGCTAAAAAATGCCATAAATGAGTCTTTAAAATATCTATTATTTTATCAAACTGATAAAGCAACATATGATAATTTAGCCATAATGGCAAACGATCAAGCTAAGATTGTTGCAATTTATAAGAGTAAATATAATGAAGGAAGTGCTGAGTTAAAAGATCTATTAGAAGCACAAAATAATCTAATCTCAGCCCAAATTTCACTCCTTAATCAAAAATTTGAGTTATTAAATGATGAGCTAAGCTACTATAAAGCCATTGCAAAGTAG
- a CDS encoding ArsS family sensor histidine kinase, whose protein sequence is MRFSSIFYTITLIFALGIGAIGIAFLWLIEYDKANYARELNTKYSIVARATLLHLNELINEDEYKEQVSNLYMPQIDNIEKKEKILNQAVILEEITTELGSSAILFYEKKNYLKVTKDDNTLLLIDTAYQPYRYIIIQIIFAFVAGIILLTYIFIIRKIMPLGKLKRQIDKFAQGDLEIKNVATGNDEISQVASAFYDAVSQIKNLNNSRQLFLRNIMHELKTPITKGRITAEMIQKNKNQERLIDVFERLESLINEFAAVERATSRLIGELKPCKVRDVIDEAIDIAMAEESSVGIEAIDDATVKADFKLLAIACKNIIDNALKYSDDKFVKITITNNEIVFSSKGQPLENDIKHYIEPFTQGTNAKKSFGLGLYIAHNILIAHKLKLIYKYNNGINNFIFSDINLNQGKNIDK, encoded by the coding sequence ATGAGATTTTCATCAATTTTTTACACCATTACGCTTATTTTCGCCCTTGGAATTGGGGCTATAGGAATAGCATTTTTATGGCTTATAGAGTATGATAAAGCCAATTACGCAAGAGAATTAAATACTAAATACTCTATTGTAGCTAGAGCTACTTTACTTCATTTAAATGAACTAATTAATGAAGATGAGTATAAAGAACAGGTCTCAAATTTATATATGCCCCAAATAGATAATATAGAAAAAAAAGAAAAAATACTAAATCAAGCTGTAATCTTAGAAGAGATTACTACTGAATTAGGATCAAGCGCTATATTATTTTATGAGAAAAAAAACTATTTAAAAGTTACCAAAGATGACAATACTCTACTTCTTATAGATACAGCATATCAGCCATATAGATATATAATTATTCAGATTATTTTTGCTTTTGTAGCTGGAATTATCTTGCTTACATATATATTTATTATTCGTAAGATTATGCCACTTGGAAAGTTAAAACGCCAGATTGATAAATTTGCTCAAGGGGATTTAGAGATCAAAAATGTCGCCACTGGAAATGATGAGATCAGTCAAGTAGCAAGTGCTTTTTATGATGCTGTTAGCCAGATTAAAAATTTAAATAATAGCCGTCAGCTCTTTTTACGCAATATAATGCATGAGTTAAAAACACCAATTACTAAAGGTAGAATTACTGCTGAGATGATTCAAAAAAATAAAAATCAAGAGCGTTTGATAGATGTATTTGAAAGATTAGAGAGCTTAATAAATGAATTTGCAGCTGTAGAGCGTGCCACTTCTAGATTAATAGGAGAATTAAAACCTTGTAAAGTAAGAGATGTAATAGATGAGGCTATAGATATTGCTATGGCTGAAGAGTCTAGCGTTGGAATTGAGGCTATAGATGATGCTACTGTAAAAGCAGATTTTAAACTTTTAGCAATTGCATGTAAAAATATAATTGATAATGCTCTAAAATATTCAGATGATAAATTTGTTAAAATCACAATCACAAACAATGAGATAGTATTTTCATCAAAAGGTCAGCCATTAGAAAATGATATAAAGCACTATATAGAACCATTTACACAAGGAACAAATGCCAAAAAAAGCTTTGGTCTAGGTCTATATATAGCACATAATATCTTAATAGCACATAAATTAAAACTAATATATAAATATAATAATGGAATAAATAACTTTATCTTTAGTGATATAAATTTAAATCAAGGCAAAAATATAGACAAATAA
- a CDS encoding heat shock protein transcriptional repressor HspR, translating into MRDYEEPVYLISVVAKVLSIHPQTLRQYEREGLVEPSRTEGKMRLYSEKDLDRIKMILRLTRDLGVNLAGVDVILRLKQRLEEYEAVIEELRANIKTQNKGSLVKRGSSFDLIFVNDKK; encoded by the coding sequence ATGAGAGATTATGAAGAGCCAGTCTATCTAATAAGCGTAGTAGCAAAGGTTTTAAGTATCCACCCCCAAACTCTAAGACAATATGAAAGAGAGGGATTAGTAGAGCCTAGCAGAACCGAAGGCAAGATGAGACTTTATAGCGAAAAAGATCTTGATAGGATTAAGATGATTTTAAGACTTACTAGAGATTTAGGTGTAAATTTAGCAGGTGTTGATGTGATTTTGCGCTTAAAACAAAGACTTGAAGAGTATGAAGCTGTAATAGAGGAGTTAAGAGCAAATATAAAAACACAAAATAAAGGTTCGCTAGTCAAGCGTGGTAGTAGTTTTGATTTAATATTTGTAAATGATAAAAAGTAG
- a CDS encoding Do family serine endopeptidase yields MKKITLISLIAASTIFGANVEFRDANPNFNRINPTIDQNSILSYNSSIQKAKQTVVNISTTKTTKVKNNLNNLMNDPFFKEFFGFGFNIPEQRSKKSSSLGSGVIISSDGYIVTNYHVIEDSDEIIVSMLDNSKEYKAKIIGSDPKTDLAIIKIDAKNLEPAYFADSSKLLEGDVVFAIGNPFGVGGSITSGIISGLNKDNIGLNQYEDFIQTDASINPGNSGGALIDSRGALVGINSAILSRSGGNNGIGFAIPSNMVKTIAQKLISDGKITRGYIGVMIANLTKDQKEIYKNKEGALITNVEKDYPASKAGLQRGDLIIKVDNKIIKSANDLKNIIGAYSPNTKINLEYERAGKIYSTKLQLADTDVTDNTAENLSIDGLSVQNLSEEIKYKYKIPQEIKGILITDVKDGSNAAHTGFESGDIIIQVNEKIINNINEFSQEIKASKASKRKPIIWINRAGILMGLVLK; encoded by the coding sequence ATGAAAAAAATAACATTAATATCACTTATAGCAGCCTCAACAATTTTTGGTGCTAATGTAGAATTTCGTGATGCAAACCCAAATTTTAACCGCATAAATCCAACTATAGACCAAAACTCAATCCTATCATATAATAGTTCAATTCAAAAAGCAAAACAGACAGTTGTAAATATATCAACAACCAAAACTACAAAGGTAAAAAATAATCTAAATAACCTAATGAATGATCCATTTTTTAAAGAATTTTTTGGTTTTGGTTTTAATATTCCAGAACAAAGAAGCAAAAAAAGCTCATCTCTTGGTTCAGGTGTAATCATCTCTAGCGATGGCTATATAGTTACAAATTATCATGTAATAGAAGATAGCGATGAGATTATAGTATCAATGTTAGATAATTCAAAAGAGTATAAAGCTAAAATAATTGGCTCAGACCCAAAAACAGATTTAGCAATTATAAAAATAGATGCTAAAAATCTAGAACCAGCATATTTTGCTGATAGCTCTAAGCTTCTTGAAGGCGATGTAGTATTTGCTATTGGCAATCCTTTTGGCGTAGGTGGAAGTATCACAAGCGGAATAATAAGTGGATTAAATAAAGATAATATTGGATTAAATCAATATGAAGATTTTATCCAAACAGATGCCAGTATAAATCCTGGAAATAGTGGTGGTGCTTTAATAGATAGCCGTGGCGCCTTAGTTGGTATAAACTCAGCTATTCTTAGCCGAAGTGGAGGCAATAATGGAATAGGATTTGCCATTCCATCAAATATGGTAAAAACAATAGCTCAAAAGCTAATTAGCGATGGAAAGATAACTCGTGGCTATATTGGTGTGATGATTGCAAATTTAACAAAAGACCAAAAAGAGATATATAAAAATAAAGAAGGCGCGTTGATTACTAATGTAGAAAAAGACTATCCAGCTAGCAAAGCCGGCCTTCAAAGAGGCGACCTTATCATCAAAGTAGATAATAAAATCATAAAAAGTGCAAATGATTTAAAAAATATAATTGGTGCATACTCGCCAAATACAAAGATTAATTTAGAATATGAAAGAGCAGGAAAAATCTACTCTACTAAGCTCCAGTTAGCTGATACAGATGTTACTGATAATACAGCTGAAAATTTAAGCATTGATGGCTTAAGCGTGCAAAATTTAAGTGAAGAGATAAAATATAAATACAAAATACCTCAAGAGATAAAAGGTATATTAATCACAGATGTCAAAGATGGTTCAAATGCTGCACATACAGGTTTTGAAAGTGGAGATATAATTATTCAAGTAAATGAGAAGATTATAAATAATATTAATGAATTTAGCCAAGAGATAAAAGCATCAAAAGCATCAAAAAGAAAACCAATAATCTGGATAAATAGAGCTGGAATTTTAATGGGGCTTGTATTGAAATAA